TCTCTTAATAAGAAAACCAGGGGACCTTTTTATCTAAAATCATGTTTCAGGGTTGATTACAAGCATTGTGGAAGCTTATGTGTAGAGAATGTCTTAAAAAAGGGAAGGACAACCAAGAACATGCAGAACAATACGAGCATACAAAGGAGGAAGCGAATTCGGTCCCACCGAAAATGGTATTGAAGGAGGTGGGGGGAGGAGTGGCGAGGAAGTTGAAGCCCATATAGATGACCATGGACAGCGCCACCACCACAATCACAAACGATGGCACCGCCAATGCCCAATACCTGAACGAAAGTACAGCAACCAAGCAAGCCTTCAGTTAGCTAGCAAGTTACATTCATTCGACTTGATCTCACTTGACAACTACAAGTAGCAATCCTGCCAATGCATGCAGGTTTGATTTTATCTGAATTTTGGTCATCTAATGTCTATTCCAGTGCAGTAAATAGTATATGATGATACAAAAGTAGCGCGTGAGCTAAAACCAAATAGAACGAAATGGTCATGGACAGACTGGAGCAGAGGAAGCAAGGCCGGGAGGGTAAGAACTAAGAAGATAGAGAAGCAGTACTTGCTAGGGTAGTAGGTGATGCCAAGGGAGCGGAGCCATGGCTCGGGCGTGTAGTCCCAGGCGAGGTAGACGGCGGtggaaatgacggtggtgatggaTCCGACGAAGCCGTACACCTCCGACGGCTTGGGGCCGTGGTCGCGGCGGCGAAGGAAGGAGACCTCGAGGAGGGATCCCAGTCGCGGTGGGGGCGGCGATTGCGGAGGAGGCTGACCGTCTGCCTTGGGCTGCGCACCACCAGCGACGGCGACGtcgtcgtcggcggcggcggccactcTGTCGTCTTCCTCTCCCCCTCGTCTTGGGCAACAGCGAAACGGGTGGTGCTTGCTCTTCATGGGCCAAGGGGGAAAATGGGCCATCAGCAAGTCGAGAACATGGGCCTTAAGATACATGCGCTCTCCACACggaaaagaatatatatatatatatatatatatatatatatatatatagaaaaactagtatatactctttactataatatatcatataaataaactggatatacttctttatcactataagtatatttatataaatatactcattctaagatactctaatacaaattacatgaaaaaatcgAAAAGAactccatcaattttaataggttttgataatacttttatatttatacataaaatgtaatatagtaaagaaatatataaaaaaaatatacataccacttgaatgatcttatatactgACATGCTCTTCATGGGTCTTCATGGGCCAAGGGGGAAAATGGGCCATCAGCAAGTCGAGAACATGGGCCTTAAGATACATGCGTTCTCCACGCggaaaagaatatatatatatagaaaaactagTATATACTCTCTACTATGATATATCATATAAATAAACTggatatacttctttatcactatgATATTTATATACTCATTATAAGATACTCTAATgtaaattatatgaaaaaattgaaaagaactCCATCAATATTAATAGGTTTTGATAATACttttatatttatacataaaacgtaatatagtaaaaaaatatgtacaaataaaaaaaatatacatactacttggatgatcttatatactcacatgctctatGTACGTAccatttatcacattagactcCTATGTTACAAGATACGTATGTGAGAGTATATACTCCCGGAAGTATCAAATATGTccctttaaaaaaattgtataggTAGGCTATCGTTGCTCGTTCAATGGGTGAGAACAAGATCTCACCCGTTGAACGGGCGGGAATTTATGAACTTCGGCGTTTAGTGTATTAAATAATCAGAGAAATGAACATCTCACCCGTTTAGTGaccgaaaacttggtcttgccTGCTGGAACATCTCACTCGTTCAGTGAGAGAGAACATGCTCTCGCCCGCTGAACGGGTGAGACAAAATTCTTTATTAATATACAACAGCATAGGCATatgtataattattttttctaatataacCTTTGTAtatgaaaatttaaaaaaatattgtatattcATTCAACGAAAAATACAAGTTTcataaaatcacatatatgtacaccatagtagttgtgaagcacaatGATTATATAACTCAGCACATAGGTTACATGTGCtaataaatattacatgggacatgaGGTTTATCGTCGCTGCACGAATGGATCCTAACAATAAAAAATGACGGCAACAAACGTTGGCATATATGGTACGtgtaaagactaacctaatagcataTCACTGCTAAACCTAAAATgtcttagggaataaaaatagatcggattacaatagatactctctactaggTGTATATATGATATTTGCCTTTTCACATGGCATCAGGGCCCATCACCTTAGCGTGATGGGATCTCTCTCACTTCTTTTCCCTCTATGATTCTCGTGCTTCAGCTGCAGCACGCTCCTccgttgccttcctcatgcgctcctcctcccaacgcttcagccgtagttcctcctgttgttgctcgtactcccggtgTTCGtatgcttccctcctccaccgcatgctcatgtcgacccaccgcttctgatGCTTATTTTACTACATGTCGAGTCATTTCATAaaatcacagataggtggaggagactgaacaaacaaaaaaagatgggagattagtaagacagtgcatgaagtCGTATGAAAAAtatcacatgagtgatctatatcgctataccaGTAGGTACTTGTATGGTCCATATCGAGGAgggtcgtattggtagttgacATATATGAAGAGGCTAtgggtgtaggagatgtcctgggactcacgaagcctacaaggatcACCACAGAACCATATCGGTAGTTCGACCCCCTAAGGGATAGAAATCCCTCAATGTTTTTTGGGTAGGTTTGGTGGTGTTGAGGAAGacattgtagttgagagagcCAAAGAAGTAGTGATCTATACATGATTgagggtgaggttatttatggtggctaggagctggtgcatggattgagtgCATGGGCATAGCTGCGAGCTAGAGTATGGGATTCCCTGTGAAGGCTAGAAGAGTTGTGACATTGATGTTTGGCAGAGATAACCTATGAAAGTTGTTACttagtgtggtcatttcattctgcaaaagtttagaaaagagttattgttgcctctcgTGGAAATGTGGTTCAACTAGTGCAAACCATTGagtttgttaccgccaatgtaTTTCACCTAAGGCATTCGTGTGTCGTATGCTACGTGTATCGTACTATTGTTGTTGCAGTTTATGAGAGtattgtcaattcagtatgactagaagcaaCATACCATGATGTACTGTCTTAGCCTTACGTAGTATTTTATTGTACCATGTTATttgtaattaaataaattgtaccATGTCATATAACATTGTATTATGTTTGCACGCGTGTTAGTGGTAAGGTTTATAATGCGAATGGTTTTGATGTGGAAAGTTGCAAGCCAACGATTAATTGCCTGACAGGATGACACTACTACTCTGACCATTGCCTCTGGCATGCTTTCACCTACATGATGACGCTGGTTTTCACCTTAACATAGAGTAGGTTTCAGAAACTATACAGTTATCAGGGGTACCCCTAATAGGTTGGTGTAGTCTAGCGAATAGACTTTTCGATACTACCCTTAATAGGTTGGTGCAGTCTAGGCAATAGGCTTTTCAGTGATGCCACATATATCCACTACCGTCGGGACTTCATGTATATAAACAATATTCAATCGATTCTCTACTAACACATCTCCTGATCTTGAATTGAATAGAGATAATGGCGTATCCTCATCCTCCCGATGGTCCCATCGATGCAGCGCCTCCACATCCTCATTTAGACGTATGTGGTACAGATTACTATGGAAACCACAATACTCTTCCTTGCTTGTTTTGGCCGCCATGTCGGCATGGATTTTACgttgtagtccaagtttatgagcatttcagTGATGCAGGTCGTCGATTCTTCCATGTCCATATTTCAGAGTACGAATAAACAATAGTCACTTTCTTTCATATTATCTCCacaccatttacttatctcatctatcactTTTTCTAAACGGATGATTGTGGGTTCCAGTACTAAATTGACCCCCGGATAGAACCACatattcaagaatacatccgtCACCTTCACGTCGTCATTGAGGAACTACATGAACAATTGTGCCAAGTGAAAGCCAAAAATGTCAGAATATGCTATATCCCGCCTCGTATGGCGGGTCGGAGGAACAACTGTGAGAAATATCGATGTGTTCTAGCTGTCGACAATGGATTTGATTTCATATTTGACTTGTACTATTTTTctttccctaaggcatgttaggtgaAACATCGGTACACCACTAGGGGTATCGTACATGCCATCGTTCATTCGATCGatatgtttattatgattgttatggaatGGTGGTTGTACGAGTCATTGGTCCgaatagaatcacaaaacaaaaatacGGTACATGAAAGCTATTATGGCAGTAACAATAATATAGTAGCATGCTCAGGCCATCCACCTGGTTAGCTGAGTACGTCAGGTGGTCTGGTGGAATGATCAGCCGCTCAGGACATCCAGCGGGTGGTGGAGTGGCGTACTCGTCTCGGAAGGCTGTGTCCCTGGAGTGGTGTGCTAGGTAGTTACGACACACCAAGCTTGTCGCTCTATCTGAAGATGAATTCGTACCCAGGGACCTGAGTAACGTCACTGCTAAgcaactccatgtagctaccatAAGCCTCTATGtactcaagaggtactggtttGTCCTTTGGTTCACTCATGAGCCTCCCTGCACGCTCATGTGTTTActtcttcgtcagctcatcTAGTATCTTTCAAAGAGCACCAAACTtctgttgctggttctgaccgcacagcctcttgaacatgttcacaAGGTTTTTGTTCTTAAATTGAtggaagaagtttgcactcaaatacctcatgcaccacctactctgcagatctagccacacaggtccaatcaagccatcgtATGTTCCATTTTGTAGATCCTTACTTGTCGCGAGCATCCCAGCATACCAGTCATGTATGAGGCACACGTTCGACCGAGAACCAATAATTATAATCCTCACATGATATAAGAACCAATATCATCTattggtgttctcactctccacaaatacAAAGGCCAACAGTAcaacttggttgttcccatcaaccccaatagcaatCAGGATCTATCCCGTGTACTTGCTGCTAAGAAAAGTGTCATCGATGCACAGGATAAgccgacaatgcttgaaagctttgGTATATGCTCCTAATGCGAAGAAAGATCGCTTCAGGACGTACTTACCAGATTTGGACAATAATGAGTATTTattaatgttgtaatatatCCCTGGattccttcgagcaatggtctgcAGCAAATATGgtagattgtcatatgatgcttCGTAGGTCCCGaatctcatctcaattgccttcctcttcgccctccatgtCTTATTGTAGCTTATAGTGTATTTGTACTCTTcctcaatttgcctgattatggacCCTAGTTCGTAGTTCATGTTATTCATAATCTGAGCATAGatcacattggcgacaaaggCTGAGGTAATGTTTATGTGGCTGGGCTTAAGTTTGTCCATCATATAAGTGTGATCGATCACAATCAACACCTCCCAATAATCAACCCACTTCTCCTTGAAACCGTGCACCCGCCATGGACAATTCACCTTcacgcacttcacatcatattccttcttgcttaacttcacaacataaaactgtcgTCGAAGCGATGTCGTCCATTGAGTCACTGCATCCTTCATAGTTTGATTAGTATGATACCTAGCATCCTAGGTCATCTCATTTTTCATATACTCTCAGGCCACCTAATTCCCCTCATTCACTAGAAGATTGTTGAAGTTCGTACTATTCCCATCCGCAGGAATATgagcatcatcctcatcatgtgagatgtcatactcaggggATTCGTCAGCCTGAAGATCATCCCGCttcatctgttcaattagagaagggatttgttCCCCCTTGTCTGCATCACCGATAGATTCAGTTAGATACTCCGATGAATATGCACCATCTGGATCGACATCAtcctcatgctcttcctcatcacccacCTCCTCCGTGTACCCCCATCCTGCATCTCTCCCACTGCcttcttattcttccattgcacaagcaatatAGGAGGCAaacctctgtgcacaatatCCTGCATGTACCTTTTCCACATTGAATCTTCCCAGAGAAGGTACACCTCTCGGTACACACCATCTCTCACTCGGTTGCCCACAATGTTAACAGTTATCTCGTGAACCttggggtctattttgaaaccccgcatcaaccGAGCGTAAAGTGTCcgacacttttgtgcatagTACTAGAGATACCCTTATCCATTTGGTGAAATACGAACAGTACTACCCCTTCCGGACCATATAGTATTTCACTGTAtctataaaaaatcctaaactactACATATCCAACATATCTGGCAACGATCAACAAAAATACTAACATTATTATGATAGAACAGAAATAATTATGTAAcactacatctacaatgaaaaattgATTACAAACATAGCAtataatctatactgcaacaaaatattttcagatcgctacatcaaacacctctaaatcatacatctattGAACCAGTTATGACTACACTATATCCAAATCATATATCTattacctaacatatgtctaaatactacatctaattgctaaaaaatacatataaaaagGATCTAATAACTAAAatatatctaaccctaattctaaaactaaaTCTACATTCTAACATACTGTttagtggctatcctaccaggtttgtaaaaaaattctagatctagCATCTGacctatgtcaaaacctagtATTAGTGGTTATCCTAtcgggtttgtaaaaaaaaaacagagaaaaaatCATACATCTTTCCTCCTGTAGGGCTTCGCTGCACAATtaccctctccccctcccctcccctcatctcctctcctctcctctcctcttggTTGTGTTGGTATGAAATGAGTGGTTGACGTCGGCAGGGTTGGCATGATCAGATTAAATACCCACAATATCTCGCCCATTCAGCAGGCGAGACCTTTTGGGTGGGTTTGCAACCACGGagatctcgcccgttcagcgGGCGAGACCTAGTTCTTGCTCACTGAACGGGCGAGATGTTCATCTCTCCAATTATTTAATACACTGAGCGCTGAAACATTTCTCGCATTGATAAACGAGTGGCAATAGCCTACACatacaattttttcaaacggacatgtattcttaaaaattatatatatatatccgtgAAACATCCATCCACAGTCCCAATGTCTCCCTCCCGGATGATTTATGTGAACTCCCTAAAAAAAAAGGTCACACTATTTATCAACcgttgttttttgtttttttcaaaCGATCCAACGACTCACAAGCGTCTTCAACCTCCCACTTGCTTCCCATCCTCGCCTCCGTCTTCAACCGCCCACTAGCTCACAGCCATGCTCGCTACGCtacctctcgtcctcctccaccCGGATCTGGCGATGCTTCCGCCGCTGGATCCATCGTCATGCTAACCCACCCTGCCACTAGTCCACCAGCCGTCCTCTCTCCCAAGACCTCTTCTAAGTCCAGCGAGACAAAGGAGCCCAAATCAACCCCTCTAACACCGTCAATACTGTCGCGAAATTTAGGATGCGTAAAAAAAATAAGGACGATTAATGTGAACGAACAACCTCATTTTTTTTTGGGACTTTGACGGTTGCATCTAATCAGACGATGCATATTCTCCTCTCAAAAGAGAAATGAAGATGCATATTCTCCTCTCAAAAAAGAAATTAAGATGCGTGTTCTACAACTTCATTTTCTGGACCTTGTTGGCAAGCTTCAATCAAGATCATGATTTGTCGATCGTATTCGTACGTTCTTAGCTGGTTAATTAGATGATTATCTGCTCATCTTTGACCAGCAATCGTCCTAATCATTGACCAAGGACAAGAACTAATCACGTGCTAATCCTGCACATAGTATGTGACTCCAGTATCGTGTCGTGTTGTAACACAAAAAAGGACAGGATGATCGATACATGGGGAGGCGTGCATACACGAGCAAAGACAGGCTGATATATAATCCGATTGCTCCCGTTGTTGGAGTGCAACTTGCGATTTCATAATAGACTGGTGATGATCCATATCCCCTTATCATGCAGGCGTCGCCGTCACCACAAGAATTATTGGTCAGGACACCAGACTCCCAGAGTTTTAAATagctgtgtatatatatatatatcatcatgTGCAGCAGTGCTGCATGTTTTGTAGGAGATTATATTCGGATAAGTTTTGTTACTCCGGTTCAACATTCGGGAGTAGTATTTGATCAAGTTCTGACCAACACCTCATAGTATCAGCAGAAGTGTGTAATCACTCCATTTCAACTCCCTTTTCAGActaaggctgtgtttg
This genomic window from Phragmites australis chromosome 7, lpPhrAust1.1, whole genome shotgun sequence contains:
- the LOC133925243 gene encoding uncharacterized protein LOC133925243 isoform X1, with translation MAHFPPWPMKSKHHPFRCCPRRGGEEDDRVAAAADDDVAVAGGAQPKADGQPPPQSPPPPRLGSLLEVSFLRRRDHGPKPSEVYGFVGSITTVISTAVYLAWDYTPEPWLRSLGITYYPSKYWALAVPSFVIVVVALSMVIYMGFNFLATPPPTSFNTIFDENSRERVTFSPAMEADSPIEPISDIKHKMGDTSNMKKESTSSKLQEVPTVQCSFSILCVQSRGPASEAAVTATSKRAKITHPSSA
- the LOC133925243 gene encoding phosphatidylinositol N-acetylglucosaminyltransferase subunit P-like isoform X2, producing MAHFPPWPMKSKHHPFRCCPRRGGEEDDRVAAAADDDVAVAGGAQPKADGQPPPQSPPPPRLGSLLEVSFLRRRDHGPKPSEVYGFVGSITTVISTAVYLAWDYTPEPWLRSLGITYYPSKYWALAVPSFVIVVVALSMVIYMGFNFLATPPPTSFNTIFDENSRERVTFSPAMEADSPIEPISDIKHKMGDTSNMKKESTSSKLLHMERLLHPLQRQVIHA